Proteins found in one Thermoanaerobaculia bacterium genomic segment:
- the lysM gene encoding peptidoglycan-binding protein LysM, whose product MGLFDFVKNAGASIFGKDDSPAKGAPPQAQTHTVSPAELDAMKRRKALEKLLGEFSLQVENLKIDVTGDTAVVHGLVDDQAEREKVVLALGNVIGIARVDDRLETKKKEPESQMYTVVSGDSLSKIAKKFYGNAAKYPVIFEANKPMLKDPDKIYPGQVLRIPPAG is encoded by the coding sequence ATGGGTCTTTTCGATTTCGTGAAGAACGCTGGAGCCTCGATCTTCGGCAAGGACGATAGCCCGGCCAAGGGCGCCCCGCCGCAGGCGCAGACGCACACCGTTTCCCCCGCTGAGCTCGATGCGATGAAGCGCAGGAAGGCGCTCGAGAAGCTGCTCGGCGAATTCTCGCTCCAGGTCGAGAACCTGAAGATCGACGTCACCGGCGATACCGCCGTCGTGCACGGGCTCGTCGACGACCAGGCCGAGCGCGAAAAGGTCGTCCTGGCGCTCGGCAACGTCATCGGCATCGCCCGCGTCGACGACCGCCTCGAGACCAAGAAGAAGGAGCCCGAGTCGCAGATGTACACGGTCGTTTCTGGCGACTCGCTGTCGAAGATCGCCAAGAAATTCTACGGCAATGCCGCGAAGTACCCGGTCATCTTCGAGGCCAACAAGCCGATGCTCAAGGACCCCGACAAGATCTATCCGGGACAGGTCCTGCGCATTCCTCCGGCAGGTTGA
- a CDS encoding glutamine synthetase, translated as MTTALRDFLEIPYDKLEELNLAAKADRLARKDPAKIQEARMKYLTDERRIKAVTVCFTDLEGRLHMLDYDKKFLLGSADNLTFDGSSIRGFSQQAESDLRLAIDWAAFYWLPSDIFGAGKILVFGEVQERDGSPYRGDMRARLKAFGEQLWKKDQTVAYASNEIEGFLFKGRDAERHYHETGTFDFISTGGYYHSLPGDALRQFIDTAAEVQRAMGFGNEKDHPEVAPSQFEMNYSYTEATIAADQVQLYKLLSRQVAARMDMTACFLPKPVTGVNGNGMHTNVSLARKGKNLFHDKKGQDGLTALGWNFIERILANANDICLFLNPSVNSYRRLDPHFEAPNQIKASAIDRGSMVRIPLGNEKSARVEVRSIAPDANPYLAIYSVVRTGIEGPLAAEENDGKRQRTRFLPDNIYDGLRLFKGSRWAMELIGEEVHGKYADLKLASAERCPKALGTRVKRSEIQFHHEVTNQYLWSQF; from the coding sequence ATGACCACCGCCCTCCGCGACTTCCTCGAAATCCCTTACGACAAGCTCGAAGAGCTGAACCTCGCGGCCAAGGCCGACCGCCTGGCGAGGAAGGATCCGGCGAAGATCCAGGAGGCGCGGATGAAGTACCTCACCGACGAGCGCCGGATCAAGGCGGTGACGGTCTGCTTCACCGATCTCGAAGGTCGCCTCCACATGCTCGACTACGACAAGAAGTTCCTGCTCGGGTCCGCCGACAACCTGACCTTCGACGGTTCGTCGATCCGCGGCTTCTCGCAGCAGGCCGAATCGGACCTGCGCCTGGCGATCGACTGGGCGGCGTTCTACTGGCTGCCCTCGGACATCTTCGGCGCCGGCAAGATCCTGGTCTTCGGCGAGGTCCAGGAGCGCGACGGCAGCCCCTACCGCGGCGACATGCGGGCCCGGCTGAAGGCCTTCGGCGAGCAGCTGTGGAAGAAGGACCAGACGGTGGCCTACGCCTCGAACGAGATCGAGGGCTTTCTCTTCAAGGGCCGCGATGCGGAAAGGCACTACCACGAGACCGGCACCTTCGACTTCATCTCGACCGGCGGCTATTACCATTCGCTGCCCGGGGATGCCCTCCGCCAGTTCATCGACACCGCGGCCGAAGTCCAGCGCGCGATGGGCTTCGGCAACGAGAAGGATCACCCCGAGGTGGCCCCTTCACAGTTCGAGATGAACTACAGCTACACCGAAGCGACGATCGCCGCCGACCAGGTGCAGCTCTACAAGCTTCTCTCCCGCCAGGTCGCGGCGCGCATGGACATGACCGCCTGCTTCCTGCCCAAGCCGGTCACCGGCGTCAACGGCAACGGCATGCACACCAACGTTTCGCTCGCCCGCAAGGGCAAGAACCTCTTCCACGACAAGAAGGGGCAGGACGGCCTGACGGCGCTGGGCTGGAACTTCATCGAGCGCATCCTCGCCAACGCCAACGATATCTGCCTCTTCCTCAACCCGAGCGTCAACTCCTATCGCCGGCTCGACCCGCACTTCGAGGCGCCGAACCAGATCAAAGCTTCGGCGATCGATCGCGGCTCGATGGTGCGGATTCCCCTCGGCAACGAGAAGTCGGCCCGCGTCGAGGTGCGCTCGATCGCCCCGGACGCCAATCCTTACCTCGCGATCTACTCGGTCGTCCGCACCGGCATCGAAGGTCCGCTGGCGGCGGAGGAGAACGACGGCAAGCGCCAGCGCACGCGCTTCCTGCCCGACAACATCTACGACGGGCTGCGCCTCTTCAAGGGCAGCCGCTGGGCGATGGAGCTCATCGGCGAGGAGGTCCACGGCAAGTACGCGGACCTGAAGCTCGCCTCGGCCGAGCGCTGCCCCAAGGCCCTGGGCACCCGCGTCAAGCGCAGCGAGATCCAGTTCCACCACGAGGTGACCAACCAGTACCTCTGGTCACAGTTCTAA
- a CDS encoding transposase encodes MSRRLRYIPPGGALVEITCRTIQGRLLLRPSPGLNDVTLGVLARAARLAELLVHAFAFLSNHYHLLVRVADAQQLAEFMNYLNSNLAREAGRLARWREKFWGQRYHAVIVSEEEAAQVGRLQYVLAQGVKEGLVASPYDWPGVHCARALADGTAVSGHWRDRTTESRAQRKSLPLDPQDFLEREELSLAPLPCWQELAPEEYRARVRELIAEIEADAQLRQEETGIPPLGPEAVCRQDPHHEPNRMKKGPAPLVHAVAPGVRRGLRTAYFAFLDAYRYAARRLREGAMDVEFPAGAFPPPLPVRAAARGG; translated from the coding sequence GTGTCACGCAGATTACGGTACATACCTCCCGGAGGGGCCCTGGTCGAGATCACCTGCCGGACGATCCAGGGTCGCCTGCTCCTGCGTCCCTCGCCGGGCCTGAACGACGTTACGCTGGGCGTCCTGGCCCGCGCAGCGCGCCTCGCTGAGCTCCTGGTCCACGCCTTCGCCTTCCTCTCCAACCACTACCACCTGCTCGTCAGGGTCGCCGACGCCCAGCAGCTCGCCGAGTTCATGAACTACCTGAACTCGAATCTCGCCCGCGAGGCCGGGCGCCTCGCGCGCTGGCGGGAGAAGTTCTGGGGCCAGCGCTACCATGCGGTCATCGTCTCCGAGGAAGAAGCGGCCCAGGTGGGCCGGCTCCAGTACGTCCTGGCGCAGGGCGTCAAGGAGGGGCTCGTCGCCTCGCCCTACGACTGGCCCGGAGTCCACTGCGCCCGCGCCCTGGCCGATGGGACGGCCGTCTCCGGTCACTGGCGCGACCGGACGACCGAGTCCAGGGCGCAGCGCAAGAGTCTGCCGCTCGATCCGCAGGACTTCCTCGAGCGCGAGGAGCTCAGCCTGGCGCCGCTTCCCTGCTGGCAGGAGCTCGCGCCGGAGGAGTACCGAGCGCGAGTCCGGGAACTGATCGCGGAGATCGAAGCCGACGCCCAGCTGCGGCAGGAGGAAACCGGGATCCCGCCGCTCGGACCGGAGGCCGTCTGCCGGCAGGACCCTCATCACGAGCCCAACCGAATGAAGAAGGGCCCAGCGCCGCTGGTGCATGCCGTGGCTCCGGGGGTTCGTCGCGGTCTCCGCACGGCCTACTTCGCCTTCCTGGACGCCTACCGCTACGCCGCCCGCCGGCTGCGGGAGGGCGCAATGGACGTCGAGTTCCCCGCCGGTGCCTTTCCCCCGCCGCTCCCGGTCCGAGCCGCCGCCCGAGGCGGTTAG
- a CDS encoding putative sugar O-methyltransferase codes for MPIPAFLKRRLDAALARRGFERIASRLVYPWQRAPVDLPSHSGAPLPAGAEEALRADHPRLQELTRAYRELDSPLARDPVWTPELLATADLRQFRGDNPYVFQLRGRNLNELGYAVSYYCAGRIAEVERLQLLDRLEEDGLFGVHTFSIDGRRVSRDLLDSALELAFLERHLGISHGPVRTILDIGAGYGRLAHRGVTAFPETTRWLCADAIPTSTFLCEYYLGFRGVAGRPDSPARVVPLHELEPAIAPGTVDIAVNIHSFSECSPAAIDAWLALLAGKQVGHLMIVPNAIAGDGVTMLTNAGVDFTRIVLRHGYRHVASEPKYPDPVVQEYGVSPAAHLLFRLED; via the coding sequence ATGCCCATACCCGCCTTCCTCAAGCGCCGACTCGACGCTGCGCTCGCGCGGCGGGGGTTCGAGCGCATTGCGAGCCGGCTGGTCTACCCCTGGCAGCGGGCGCCGGTCGATCTGCCGAGCCACAGTGGAGCGCCCTTGCCGGCAGGGGCCGAAGAGGCGCTGCGCGCCGATCATCCGCGCCTGCAGGAGCTCACCCGGGCCTATCGCGAGCTCGACTCGCCGCTCGCCCGGGATCCGGTGTGGACGCCCGAGCTCCTCGCGACCGCCGACCTCCGGCAGTTCCGGGGCGACAACCCTTATGTCTTTCAGCTGCGCGGCCGGAACTTGAACGAGCTCGGCTATGCGGTGAGCTACTACTGCGCCGGGCGGATCGCCGAGGTCGAGCGTTTGCAGCTGCTCGATCGCCTCGAGGAGGATGGGCTCTTCGGCGTCCACACTTTCTCGATCGACGGCCGCCGGGTGTCGCGCGATCTGCTCGACTCTGCGCTCGAGCTCGCCTTCCTGGAGCGCCATCTGGGGATCTCGCACGGTCCCGTCCGGACGATCCTCGACATCGGCGCCGGCTACGGCCGTCTCGCCCACCGCGGGGTGACCGCCTTCCCGGAGACGACGCGCTGGCTCTGCGCCGACGCCATCCCGACCTCGACCTTCCTCTGCGAGTACTACCTCGGGTTTCGCGGCGTCGCGGGGCGGCCGGACTCTCCGGCCCGGGTCGTCCCGTTGCACGAGCTCGAACCGGCGATCGCGCCCGGGACGGTCGATATCGCGGTCAACATCCACAGCTTCTCCGAGTGCTCCCCCGCCGCGATCGACGCCTGGCTCGCCCTCCTCGCCGGCAAGCAGGTCGGGCACCTGATGATCGTTCCCAACGCGATCGCCGGTGACGGCGTCACTATGCTGACCAATGCCGGCGTCGACTTCACCCGAATCGTCCTGCGGCACGGCTACCGGCACGTCGCGAGCGAGCCGAAGTACCCGGATCCGGTCGTCCAGGAGTACGGCGTCAGCCCGGCCGCCCACCTGCTCTTCCGGCTCGAAGACTGA
- a CDS encoding cytochrome c — MRKFLKWIGISLATVAGALVVLVAVLVFLGGRKLSATRTVAVETVAVPSDPAAIERGAHLARTRCVFCHGDDLGGKKFIDDASFMVVNGPNLTRGRGGLGSSYADDATWVRAIRHGVNAQGRALIVMPSEVFYFLSDNDTGDLVAYLKSLPPVDRDWPAPRPSVLAKALLGAGKLDSMVPFLYMDHQAARPAQPPPGATAENGEYIARTFGCRNCHGADLSGQLTPGPKKYLAGNLTPGGPLKEWDEEIFLQMVDGREHEEMPWGMLRSMHEDEQRALWRFLAAQPARASTVAAGSS; from the coding sequence ATGCGCAAGTTCCTGAAGTGGATAGGTATTTCGCTCGCCACCGTCGCGGGCGCTCTTGTCGTCCTGGTCGCCGTCCTGGTCTTTCTCGGCGGGCGCAAGCTCTCGGCGACGCGCACGGTCGCCGTCGAGACCGTCGCCGTTCCGAGCGATCCGGCGGCGATCGAGCGCGGCGCCCATCTTGCCCGTACCCGCTGCGTTTTCTGCCACGGCGACGACCTGGGCGGCAAGAAATTCATCGACGACGCCTCGTTCATGGTCGTGAACGGGCCCAACCTGACGCGGGGCCGGGGCGGGCTCGGGAGCAGCTATGCCGACGACGCCACCTGGGTGCGCGCCATCCGCCATGGCGTCAATGCGCAGGGCCGGGCGCTGATCGTCATGCCGTCCGAGGTCTTCTACTTCCTGAGCGACAACGACACCGGCGACCTCGTCGCCTATCTCAAGTCGCTGCCGCCGGTCGACCGCGACTGGCCGGCGCCGCGTCCGAGCGTGCTCGCCAAGGCTCTCCTCGGCGCCGGGAAGCTCGACAGCATGGTCCCGTTCCTTTATATGGATCACCAGGCGGCACGGCCGGCGCAGCCGCCCCCGGGTGCGACGGCGGAGAACGGCGAGTACATCGCGCGCACTTTCGGCTGCCGCAACTGCCACGGCGCCGATCTCTCCGGCCAACTGACGCCGGGACCCAAGAAGTACCTGGCCGGGAACCTCACGCCAGGCGGCCCGCTCAAAGAATGGGACGAGGAGATTTTCCTCCAGATGGTGGACGGGCGAGAGCACGAAGAGATGCCCTGGGGCATGCTGCGCTCGATGCACGAGGACGAGCAGCGCGCTCTCTGGCGCTTTCTCGCGGCGCAGCCGGCGCGGGCTTCGACCGTGGCCGCGGGATCAAGCTGA
- the mqnC gene encoding dehypoxanthine futalosine cyclase, whose translation MSDFAPSSRAVPEILEDALTGRRISAGDAHRLLLDGDLLTLGAAAHEVRDRHNDPAVATYNVDRNINYTNVCVYKCRFCAFYRAPGDPEGYLLPKEEIGRKIEETLALNGTGVLMQGGVNPDLPLSYYVDLLHFLRDTYPAIHRHCFSPPEIKFIAKKERMSFFDVIGVLKEAGLMSIPGGGAEILSDSIRKEVLAYPKASPEEWIDIMRQAHRHGMRTTATMMYGMGEELAARVEHFQRIRDLQDETGGFTAFISWTYQDEHTDLQGIPEVYADEYLKTLAVSRLFMDNVQHLQSSWVTQGKKIGQAGLAFGADDMGSIMIEENVVSAAGTHHKMTQDEMEHLIRAAGFEPKQRTNLYERFVTREETAALARQYRHALTPENRPLASPLAVVG comes from the coding sequence ATGAGCGACTTCGCCCCCTCCTCCCGTGCCGTGCCCGAGATTCTCGAAGATGCCCTGACCGGACGGCGGATCTCGGCGGGGGACGCCCACCGGCTCCTCCTCGACGGCGATCTGCTGACTCTGGGGGCGGCGGCGCACGAGGTCCGCGACCGCCACAACGACCCCGCCGTCGCGACCTACAACGTCGACCGCAACATCAACTACACCAACGTTTGCGTCTACAAGTGCCGGTTCTGCGCGTTCTACCGCGCGCCGGGCGACCCCGAGGGGTATCTCCTCCCGAAAGAGGAGATCGGGCGGAAGATCGAGGAGACGCTGGCCTTGAACGGCACGGGCGTCCTGATGCAGGGCGGCGTGAACCCCGACCTGCCGCTCTCCTACTACGTCGACCTGCTGCACTTCCTGCGCGACACCTATCCGGCGATCCACCGCCACTGCTTCTCGCCGCCGGAGATCAAGTTCATCGCGAAGAAGGAACGGATGTCGTTCTTCGACGTCATCGGCGTGCTCAAGGAGGCCGGCCTGATGTCGATTCCGGGCGGCGGCGCCGAGATCCTCTCCGACAGCATCCGCAAAGAGGTCCTTGCCTACCCCAAGGCGTCGCCGGAGGAGTGGATCGACATCATGCGCCAGGCGCACCGCCACGGCATGCGGACCACCGCCACCATGATGTACGGCATGGGCGAGGAGCTCGCGGCCCGTGTCGAGCATTTCCAGCGCATTCGCGACCTGCAGGACGAGACCGGTGGTTTCACCGCCTTCATCTCGTGGACCTACCAGGACGAGCACACCGACCTGCAGGGGATCCCCGAGGTCTACGCCGACGAGTATCTGAAGACGCTCGCCGTCTCGCGTCTCTTCATGGACAACGTCCAGCACCTGCAGTCCTCCTGGGTCACCCAGGGGAAGAAGATCGGCCAGGCCGGCCTCGCCTTCGGCGCCGACGACATGGGCTCGATCATGATCGAGGAGAACGTCGTCTCGGCGGCGGGTACGCATCACAAGATGACCCAGGACGAGATGGAGCACCTCATTCGCGCCGCCGGCTTCGAGCCGAAGCAGCGGACGAATCTCTACGAACGCTTCGTCACCCGGGAGGAGACTGCGGCGTTGGCGCGCCAATATCGGCACGCCCTCACGCCTGAGAATCGCCCGCTGGCTTCGCCGCTCGCCGTCGTCGGCTGA